A DNA window from Ranitomeya imitator isolate aRanImi1 chromosome 2, aRanImi1.pri, whole genome shotgun sequence contains the following coding sequences:
- the LOC138666612 gene encoding uncharacterized protein, with product MNKLELLQQALSAETFRNLLKAKMEVRRLLDSPHKRVIQVGLRSMLTSGERSVIAAALVFEAARLLEERRPKRKRRMWTRSWLQKRSTLSHIGLIRELRDNNPHDFRNYLRMSEESFKIILAAVTPLIQRRDTPMRAAVHVDERLAVTLRFLATGRSLQDLQFSAAVSRPLLSIMIPETCEAIVQSLRHYMEFPKTADDWKRIASDFEQLWQFPNCGSALDGKHVRITQPANSGSLFYNYKGYFSLILMALVNANNEFVDVDVGMNGRVSDGGVFEHTSFGEGLRNNQLQLPQNEDTKGNLNFVFIADEAFPLQPHLLKPFAQRTLTVERRIYNYRLSRACRVVENAFGIMANRFRVFHTAINLRMPSIDFAVLACCVLHNFLRRHDTSSYSPPSFIDSVDPRTGDIVPGEWRTQEENLAGLQALGSGRQTDDARDCREKYCLYFNGSGAVPWQDHTV from the exons ATGAACAAGCTAGAATTACTCCAACAAGCTCTCTCTGCTGAAACCTTTAGAAATCTACTCAAAGCTAAAATGGAAGTCAGACGTCTGTTGGATTCCCCTCATAAGAGGGTCATCCAGGTCGGTCTCA gaagtatgctCACTTCCGGTGAGAGGTCTGtcattgctgctgccctggtgtttgaggcagcacgtctcctagAGGAGAGACGTccaaaacgaaaacgtcgcatgtggacccggagctggctgcagaaaagatctacATTGTCACACataggtctcataagagagttacgtgataataaccctcatgatttccgaaactaccttaggatgtcagaggaatccttcaagataatacttgctgctgttacgccactcatacaaaggcgggatacgccgatgcgtgcagccgtgcacgtggatgaaaggttggcggtgacactgcggttcctggccacaggaaggtctcttcaggatttgcagttttccgctgctGTTTCCAGGCCTTTACTGAGCAttatgattccggagacatgcgaggccattgtgcagagcttaaggcattatatggag tttcccaagacggcggatgactggaagaggattgcttccgattttgagcagctgtggcagtttccaaactgcggtagcGCAttggatggaaagcatgtgcgcatcacgcaaccagccaactctggatcccttTTCTACAACTATAAAGGATATTTCAgtctgatcctcatggcccttgtcaatgcgaacaaTGAGTTCgtggatgtggatgttggcatgaatggtcgagtctccgatggtggtgtttttgaacacacttcatttggggaaggcttgaggaacaatcaactgcagttgccacaaaatgaagacacaaaagggaacctcaattttgttttcatcgctgatgaagctttccctcttcaaccacatctgctgaagccatttgcgcagCGAACACTCACAGTGGAGCGCAGAATCTATAACTACCGGTTGTCTAGGGcctgtcgtgtggttgaaaatgcctttgggattatggcgaatcggtttagagttttccacacagctatcaacttgaggaTGCCATCTATAGACTttgcggttttggcatgctgtgtgctccataacttCCTGAGACGTCACGATACCAGCTCCTACTCTCCTCCTTCATTTATTGATTCTGTGGACCCAAGAactggagatattgtgcccggggaatggcggacACAAGAAGAAAATTTAGCAGGTCTTCAAGCGCTGGGATCTGGCAGACagacagacgatgcaagggactgtcgagaaaaatactgcctgtactttaatggttctggagctgtgccCTGGCAGGATCACACCGTATAA